One segment of Neobacillus endophyticus DNA contains the following:
- the infA gene encoding translation initiation factor IF-1: protein MAKDDVIEIEGKVIETLPNAMFKVELENGHTVLAHVSGKIRMHFIRILPGDKVTVELSPYDLTRGRITYRFK, encoded by the coding sequence GATGTAATTGAAATAGAAGGGAAAGTTATAGAGACTTTGCCTAATGCGATGTTTAAGGTAGAATTGGAAAATGGTCATACTGTGCTGGCTCATGTTTCCGGAAAGATCAGAATGCATTTTATCCGCATTCTGCCGGGTGATAAGGTAACTGTTGAGCTTTCTCCATATGACTTAACACGCGGAAGAATCACTTACCGTTTTAAATAA